The DNA window CGATGACGACGGGCTCGGTCAACCCCCGGCGCGCGGACACGCGGCGTAACCACGAACGCATCCTGACCGCGGCCGCGGATTCGCTGGCCGCGACCGGCGAGGTCTCGTTCAACGCCGTCGCGAAGGCCGCCGAAGTCGGGGTCGGCACGGTGTACCGGCACTTCCCCACGCCGGAGGCGCTCATCCTGGCGGTCTACGACCGCGAAGTGCGGCACCTCGTCGAGGTCGTGCCGAAGCTGCTCGCCCGGCACGCCCCTGACCGGGCCTTCCTGGTGTGGACCACCGATCACCTGGCGCACTACATGATGACCAAGCGGGGCCTCGCCAACGCGCTGCGCGTGGCGACGGTGGCCGAGGGCAAGCTGCCCGCGGACGCCTACGAGTCCATGGTCGGCGCGGTCGCCACCCTGCTGGAAGCCAATGTCGAAGCGGGCGCCGTCCGCGCGGGCCTGGCCCCGGAAACCGTCCTGCGCGGACTGGGCGGACTGCTGTACCTGGACCCGAACGGCGACTGGAAACGCGAGACCGAGAAGCTCGCCGACCTGCTGTGGCGCGGAATGTCCGCGTGCCCTCGGGACTGCGAATAGCGGTGCGCGCACATGGTTTTCTGTCCATTGTGGTCATTCGTGGACACCGGTGATTCCCGAAACCGGTTCGCGCAACTCGGCGAGCACCCGGGATTCGCCGCCGCCGAGGAACACTGAGCGGATCCGCCCGCCGAGGTCGGACACGTAGGCGATCTCGTCGTCCACGGCGAGCCCGATGGCCTCGCGGAAACCGCGGGCGAGGATCTGGGGCTTCTCCCCCGCCGCGCGAAGCGGAGCGCGGTTGAGCGTGTTGCCGTCCGGCTCGGCGCCGCGATCGGTCCAGTACAGCCAGCCGTCGCGGATCTCGAGATCGATCGGCTCCGGGAGCCCGTCCCACAGCACCTCGGCATCCGACCGGCGGTCCGCGCGCTCCCCCGCAGGAATGTCCAGCCCAGCACGGAAGATCCGCCCATGCCCGCCTTTCGCAGGCCCCTTCTGCGTCCAGTACAAGTACTCGGTGTCGACCGCGACTCCGACGCACTCCTGCCGCCACGACGAGTCGCGCGCGTTCACCACGAGATCGGTCAGCTCGGTACCGTCGACACGAACGCGGCTCACCCGGCACCCCTCGCGGTCGCTCCAGTACAAGGTCCCGGCGCCGTCGGACACGAGCTGCTTGCCGGTCGTGATCGCCCCGGGCGGCAGCAGGTCGCGCGCACCGGTCCCGTCCAACCCCACCGCGTGCAGCCCACCGTTGGGCCGCGAATAGTCCAAACCGGACTCCCGCGTCTTTGCCGACGCCCTCGTGGGCACCCCCATGGTCGTCCAGTAGACGACACCGTCGAGCACGGCCACCCCGTCGGGAAAGGGGGCCGCACCGCCGAAAACGGTCGTGACCCGTCCATCCGGGACACTCACGCGCAGGATCGACCCCGACGTGATACCCAGCGCCAACACCGCGGTGAACAAACGGCGGCCCTCCTGCCCTGATCGCTTTCGCGCTCAGGAAAGCACAGGAAGGCCGCCGTCGCCCCTCGATGATCTCGGAGGGGTCAGTGCGTTGTCGTCGCGCGATCAGCGCATCGCGCGGCCTGCGGTCCGCACGAACGCCGACCACGCGGCGGGTGCCACGGTCAAATTCCCCGCGGCCCGGTTCTTCGTGTCGCGAACGCCTACCTCGTCCGCGCCGATCGCTACTTCAACACAATCGCCTTGGTTCCCGCTGTAGCTGCTCTTGCGCCAGCGGCTTCGCGTCATGAGGCAATCTCCATTTCGTCTGCTAACTCTGCGATGAGTCCCGTTGTGGCAGCAGGGCTCATCGCTTCCCGGCGGAGAGTATCCGCCGCCGCGCGATAGTCAGCGACATCCCGGGCATCGGTCAGGGTCGTCGCGGACCGGTAGTGCTCCAGCTGAACGATCGGCTGCCCGATCTCCGGTTCGATGTACACGAACGGGCCTTCGAGGGCGGGCGAGTAGCCGACGCTCAGCGGAAGCGCCTGGACGGTGATGGTTTCCAGTTCGGCGAGCCTGGTCAACTGCCGGAGTTGTTCCACCATCACACTTCGCGGGCAGGGCGGATACCGGAGGGCGGCCTCGCCGATGATCGCGTGGAACGGCACTGGGTTGTGGCGGGTGATCGCGTCGCGCCGACCCATCCGGTACAGAACACGCTGTTCGGCTTCGCCGCGTTCCGCTCCGGCGGCGACCATGATCGCGCGGGCGTAGTCGCTCGTCTGGAGCATCCCGGGCACCAGCAGCGGTTGGACGTTCACGATCAGCTTCGCAGTGCGCTCGTACTCGGTGAGCGCGGCCAGATGCCGAAGGACGCCCGGCGCGACCCAGTTCGGATCGGCGGCGTCCCGCGCGAGATCGACGAGCCGGTCGCGTTCCTCGCCGGTCACCCCGAGAATGCCGAGCACCGCCGCGGTGTCGTTCGGGCTCGGCGCGACCTTGCCGGACTCCCACCGGGACACGGCGGTGTGATGCTTACCCACCTGCTCGCCGAGGTCCCGAGTCGTCATCCCCGCCGCCTTGCGGGCCTCGCGCAAGGCCGCGCCGAGTGCGCGCGCACGGGGACTGTTCGCGGTGCTCACCATGCACCAAATCCTAGATCAGGGCCGCCGGGGCCACGGGTCCATCCGATCGGGCGATTGCCTCTCAGTGGTGCATGCACCATCGTATTGGACACGCACCACAGTGTTGGAACCGAAGCATACTACTACTGGGACAGCCTCTCGGGTTCGCCTTCGTCCTGCGGGCGAGCGCGCCCCGGGATGGAGCCGGTGCCAGTCCCGCCACGACCCGGGACTGGCACCGCGCCACGACGTTCGCGGCGGAAGGACGGAAGAAATGATCGCGCTCTGGCTACTGCCGCCACTGGTCGTGGCTATCGCACTGCCGCTCGCGCACCGGCTCGCCGCTTATGTGCCACCGAGACACGAAGCGCCTGCCGCTCGAACCCGCGTGGTACTCGACGAGGCGTACGGGTACGAGCACGTCGAGCCGCTCACGCGAAGCGATTTGGTGGCACTGTTGTGAGCTGGGCGAGTTGCGACGACGGTCGGCGGCACTGGATCGTCCGCGAGTACCGGAGCCGCGACGGGGTGACGGTGCGGACCGCGTGCGGCACGGTGTTCGGTCCGAGTAGCCGCACTGCCCAGGAGATGTGCGCGAAATGCGCCACTGCCCGAAGGAACCGGGAATGAGCTTCTACGTCACCTACGTGCGCCACGCCAGCGATGCCCGGCACACGGTGCACCGGCTGCGGCACTACAGCGGCCGTGAGTCCGAAGTCGAGCTGGACTGTGGGAAGCGGTTCGTTCCCTACGACCTGTTCCGTCTCGACGAGGACGAGTGGCGCCGCGACACCGGCTGCCCCGGCTGTGACAACCACTTGCTGACCCTGGTCGACGGCGAGGGCTGCACTTGGCGCGAGGCGCCCGACACCCACGGACATCCCTCCGGCGAGTTTTCCGTTCTGGCGCCGCCGGGCGAGACCCCGGACGAGCTGACCCCGTTGGTCGAGATCGTGCGCATGTGGGGAATCCGCGAACTCAGCTGAGTCCTCGTTCGCCGAGCCTGAAGTGGGCCAACGATTTCGAACGCCGGGCGCGCCAATTCCACCCTTCGACCGATAGCGGTTGAAGGGACCCGGATTTCGGCCAGTCCACTGTGGATACAGTGGACTGCCGGGCCGCCAGTGGCGGCAAGGTTTCTTAGGCTGCGCGGGGTTGGGCGGTGTGGCGGTTCGATCGGGATCTTCGCCATGGGTCGACGAACTCGGGTGGGGTGAACACCGGAAGGCCGTCGACCATGCGGAGTTTCCAGTCACTACGATGTAAAAGTCTGTGGTGATGAGCACATAACAGCACGAGATTACCTAAATCGGTGGTGCCGCCGTGTGCCCATGGGACGACGTGGTGCGCTTCGCAATGCCGCGGGGTCCGCGAGCATCCGGGGAAACAACACCCGCCATCCCGCAATGCCAACATGAAGCGAAGCGCCTCAGTCACCAATCGCCTCGCCCGCCCCATCTCCAGGGGCTGGCCCTTGCCGTCGAGTATGGCCGGGATGACCCGGCAGTCACACGCCAGAATCCGGGCCTCGCTCGCCGTGATGTCGGTGACCATGTCCAGACACGCCTTGCCCAGCTCAGCTTCAAGTCCGCCAGGGGAATGGTCACGATCAGATCCGACCGGCCACCACTGCGATTCGGCGAATCGGGATGACTTCCGGCGAGCGCCACCAACTCCATGAACGCGTCCCCATACCGCTCCGCCCGACTCCGCACCACGGGGCCATCGGACTCCTCAGCGCGGGGCATCGCGAGAGGGTCCAGCAGGGCGAGGGTTTTCGCGGCCGACACGGGATCGAGGTAGCCGTCGAACTTCGCCGAACCATCCTTGCGCTGATGAACGTTCAGCTCCCGCCTCGGCTCAGGGATGTCGCGGGGTTCGGGGCCGTCGGGATCGAGGCGGCCGAGGATTTCCTTACCCGCCTTGCCGATCTCCCTGACACCCGCCCTCCGCGCCAACTCGACCAGAGTCTGTTCCGCGAACTCCCGATCCTCCCCCGACACCGCTGCCGGGATCTTTTCCAGCACCCGCACGATCCCATCCACATGCTCCGGCGAGATCTCACCCTCCCGCACAGCCTCACCGACAACAGGCGCGACAGCGGGAATCTCCGCACCATCAATCCCCTGACCAGGATTGGTGGCCAGCGCCCGCTTCACCAGCTTCTTCACACCCGGACCGGAACTGCGCGCGATATCCGCCACCAACCCAGCCACACCGCTGTACCCCAAAGCACGGGCGCCACCGTTGTCCAGATGCGCGATGATGCGGTGAATGCGGGCTTCTTGGCGCCACCAGGATACGAACTCCTCCCGCAACAGCACAGCCAGCTCGCCCGCGGGAAGCTGCCACAGTTCCTGTTGCGGCACAAGGGAAGGAGAAGTCTCGGACACCCTGCCAGTCTACCGCCGATCGCACGCACGTTCGATAGCCCAAACGGGCGAAACACGCGAGCATCACCACGAAACCCGTTGGCACACAACAATTTCCGACAACAGCGTCGCAAAGTGCAGCGACACCAACAAAAACGAAACCCCGCGAACCAACCACGACAGCCACCAGCAGGAAGACCAAGCGCACCACGAGAAATCACGACAGGAGGTGTCGTGATTCGCTGAGAGCCTGGTTCGAAGACAGCCCCAGAAGTCACGTAACGAGAGAGGGTTCCTCGTGGGATCTCAGGTCAATCCGTGCATCACGTTCAACGGCAACGCGCGGCACGCGATGGAGTTCTACCGGGAGGTCTTCGGCGGTGAGCTGGAGCTGGGCACCGTCGCGGACTTCGGGTCGCCGGACTCGCCCAACGCCGACACAGTCATGCACGCCCGCCTCGACACCGCGGCTGGCTACACGCTGATGGCATGGGACTTTCCCGACGATAGGCCGGGCCACCCGCCCTATCGGCCAGGGAACAACGTCGCGCTCTTCCTGGACGGCGACGGCGACGACAACGAACTGCGCGACTACTTCGAGAAGCTGTCCGAAGGTGGCACCGTCACCTTGCCGCTGGAGAAGCAGGTTTGGGGCGACGAGGCGGGTTCGGTCGTCGACCGGTTCGGGATCACCTGGATGGTCAACATCAAAGCCCAGCACCGGTGATCA is part of the Amycolatopsis sp. CA-230715 genome and encodes:
- a CDS encoding helix-turn-helix domain-containing protein, with the protein product MVSTANSPRARALGAALREARKAAGMTTRDLGEQVGKHHTAVSRWESGKVAPSPNDTAAVLGILGVTGEERDRLVDLARDAADPNWVAPGVLRHLAALTEYERTAKLIVNVQPLLVPGMLQTSDYARAIMVAAGAERGEAEQRVLYRMGRRDAITRHNPVPFHAIIGEAALRYPPCPRSVMVEQLRQLTRLAELETITVQALPLSVGYSPALEGPFVYIEPEIGQPIVQLEHYRSATTLTDARDVADYRAAADTLRREAMSPAATTGLIAELADEMEIAS
- a CDS encoding VOC family protein gives rise to the protein MGSQVNPCITFNGNARHAMEFYREVFGGELELGTVADFGSPDSPNADTVMHARLDTAAGYTLMAWDFPDDRPGHPPYRPGNNVALFLDGDGDDNELRDYFEKLSEGGTVTLPLEKQVWGDEAGSVVDRFGITWMVNIKAQHR
- a CDS encoding DUF222 domain-containing protein — encoded protein: MSETSPSLVPQQELWQLPAGELAVLLREEFVSWWRQEARIHRIIAHLDNGGARALGYSGVAGLVADIARSSGPGVKKLVKRALATNPGQGIDGAEIPAVAPVVGEAVREGEISPEHVDGIVRVLEKIPAAVSGEDREFAEQTLVELARRAGVREIGKAGKEILGRLDPDGPEPRDIPEPRRELNVHQRKDGSAKFDGYLDPVSAAKTLALLDPLAMPRAEESDGPVVRSRAERYGDAFMELVALAGSHPDSPNRSGGRSDLIVTIPLADLKLSWARRVWTWSPTSRRARPGFWRVTAGSSRPYSTARASPWRWGGRGDW
- a CDS encoding DUF397 domain-containing protein, translated to MTRSRWRKSSYSGNQGDCVEVAIGADEVGVRDTKNRAAGNLTVAPAAWSAFVRTAGRAMR
- a CDS encoding TetR/AcrR family transcriptional regulator, with the protein product MTTGSVNPRRADTRRNHERILTAAADSLAATGEVSFNAVAKAAEVGVGTVYRHFPTPEALILAVYDREVRHLVEVVPKLLARHAPDRAFLVWTTDHLAHYMMTKRGLANALRVATVAEGKLPADAYESMVGAVATLLEANVEAGAVRAGLAPETVLRGLGGLLYLDPNGDWKRETEKLADLLWRGMSACPRDCE
- a CDS encoding HNH endonuclease signature motif containing protein, which gives rise to MGRARRLVTEALRFMLALRDGGCCFPGCSRTPRHCEAHHVVPWAHGGTTDLGNLVLLCAHHHRLLHRSDWKLRMVDGLPVFTPPEFVDPWRRSRSNRHTAQPRAA